The Gammaproteobacteria bacterium sequence ATCGGCTGCAGCAGCCAGTCCTTCGGCATTGATGTCGGCCATCATTACCCGGGTTCCGTGATCGAGCAAGGCCCGGGAAATGGCTAAACCGATGCCTGAAGCAGCGCCGGTCACAAAGGCGGTTTTATTAATAAAGTCCGTCATAATTTTTTCTTTTTATTGGGGTTAATTAGAAGACACAGTATAGGGGATACAAAAGTAAAAATGGGGTGTGCGTAATATCAAAATATTTAGAGATCCTGAATCAAGTTCAGGAATTCGGGAACTGAGCCCTGTGTTTTATGTTCCATACCTTACCGCGGCTTGACCGCGGTATCCATACGCATTTAACTGGACCCCGCGGTTTAACCGCGGGGAAGTAAGACACAGTGCGATTAAAATTCGAATCCCTTGGAGCATCCAGGATGCAATCAAGGGTCTTGTCAGGATTGGGTGATCCTGAATTACGGACTGCGTTCTATCAGGAATTCAGGAGCTGTGCCCTGTGTTTTGTACCATACCTTACCGCGGCTTGACCGCGGTATCCATACTCATTTAACTGGACCCCGCGGTTTAACCGCGGGGAAGTAAGACACAGTGTGATTAAAATTCGAATCCCTTGAGGCACCCAGTATGCAATCGCGGGTCTTGTCAGGTTTGGGAGATCCTGAATCACGGACTGCGTCCTATCAGGAATTCGGAATTCGCTTTTTATGGCTATTCACAGGTTAAACCACGATTATGTAGGCTGGGTCGTATCATTTGATAATGTATACTTTGCCTGGGTGAAAACAATCCAAAATACAGTGCAGTGAAAGTATTAAACAAACAAAGAAAAGAACAATTGGCAAACAGTAAGTTCGGCAACTACCTCAAATACGCCTTGGGAGAGATCCTGCTGGTGGCGGTAGGGATACTCTTGGCAGTGGCGGTCAATAATTGGAACGAGGATCGTCAAAACTTCAAGGAACTGGAGAGCATCCATGCCATGGTTAAAAAAAATCTCGTCAGTAATATTGCGGCCATTGACAAGATTTTGGAAATTTATGCTTCAAGTGAAGTTTATTATCAAAAACACCTGGACGCCGAAGTGACTCAAGAGGATTATCAAAATAGCCCGGGCCTGGCATATCTGATCATGGGTTACCCCGAGCTAACCTTGAATCAGAGAGGTTATCGGCTACTGCAAAATTTCACCGCCAACTATGACCAACAGGAAAATGTTATTTCCGGCGAGATTATCGGCTTCTATACCGAGATGTTGCATGAGATAAAGGTGGATGACGAATTACGTGCCAACAATTTTCAGAAAAATTTCTCCCATTGGCAAACTTACCCGTGGTGGTCGGATTACATCAGTCAAAAAGACTACACCGGGTTCATTGATTACGCCCTGAATGACCAGGATTATAAGAATCGCATTGCCACGGCCGAGTTCATCAACTATAAAGTCTTCAAAAAGGAGATTGAGGAATACAAACAAAAAGCCCAGGCGCTGATTGATCTCATCCAATAAATATGACCACTCTCCACCCCAGCATTCAGAAATGGTTCGACGTTTGGGAATCCGGTAAGCTTGAAGAACTCCCGGTCACCGACGACTTTTCGCACACCAGTCCCTTTGGAACCATCGCCCCCAAGAGCGCCTATCTGGAGATCGTGAGCAAGAACCGCGCCGAGTTTCTGGGCAATGTGTTCACCATCCTTGATCAGATACAAGAAGGCAATAAACTTGTGGTGCGTTATGACCTTAGCAATAAAAATACCGGACTGGAAATGCGGGTGTGTGAATGCTATGAGCTCGAAGGCGATCTGATCAATGAAATACACGCCTATTACAATATCGGGAACGCCGAGATCAAGGCTTGAGCCTTAACAGAGCACGGACGTTGCTTCGCTGTGTAAGAAAAAACCTTGTCCCAGATCAATATTTATTACCAATAAATACCCTAGCGTAGAGATCGTGAAAGCTTGGCTTTCAATTAGCTAGAGGTGATTATGATGAAACTCAATGCAGCAAAACTTGCTTTATCCGGCGCCCTGAGCACGGCGATACTCTGGATACTGTGCAGCTTATTTGTGGTCTTTTCTCCCGACATGATGTGGAATATGACGGAGCACATGACCCATATGGATTTTCAGAGTCTCGGCCACGACATGAGCTGGACCATGAGCATGACCGGATTTATGACCGGTTTGATCGTGTGGTCCTTATGTAGCGCGGTTTTTTTATGGTTATTGGCCGTGATTTATAACTATATTATCGAGTAAATATTATATCGAGTAATTCATCCAAGTCTTTTCTTGGGCAATAACAATTCAATCTAGTATCGGGTCAATAGTTATTGGCCCGGTGTGTTTTTCCCGCATAATAAACCTCGGTACAGATTTCATTTCATAACAAGAATCGATATGCAAGATCATCAGCATTGTCATCCCGTTAAAACGTCCAGCGATCAAGACGCGACGGCATCCAGTCAATACGACAGCATTCCGGACGCTTACAGCGGTGTGGTGTATACCTGCCCGATGCATCCCCAGGTCAGGGCGACCAGTAACACGGGTTGCCCGATCTGTGGCATGGCGCTGGAGCCGGAAACCGTCAGTCTTGACGCCGGGGAAGATACCTCCGAACTGGATGACATGACTCGCCGTTTTTGGGTCAGTGCGCTGTTAACTTTGCCGTTGTTT is a genomic window containing:
- a CDS encoding SDR family NAD(P)-dependent oxidoreductase translates to MTDFINKTAFVTGAASGIGLAISRALLDHGTRVMMADINAEGLAAAAD
- a CDS encoding nuclear transport factor 2 family protein, which translates into the protein MTTLHPSIQKWFDVWESGKLEELPVTDDFSHTSPFGTIAPKSAYLEIVSKNRAEFLGNVFTILDQIQEGNKLVVRYDLSNKNTGLEMRVCECYELEGDLINEIHAYYNIGNAEIKA